ACCAGCACAGCACAACCACAGAGGGCAGTCCGTTCCAAGCTGGTCTGCCCTGGACAGTCCTCTGGGATCTTTCAAAAATGCCAAAGCCCAGACCAGCTAAATCCCGTCCCTGGGATGGGACCTGTGGATCAGGATTTTTGAAGCTCCCCAGGTAATCCCACTGTGCAGACAAGCTTGGGAATTCCTGGGAGGGGCTGCACGCCATCTCAAAGCCCCTGCATATCTACTTCTTGCTTGAACCTCTAATATCTGCCTATTTCATTGGCAGGCaaggttttgttaaaaaaaaaaaaaatatatatatatatatatatacacacacacacacacacacacacacatacatatagggGCAcgtgggcggctcagtcagttgagcatctgactctggatttcagctcaggtcatgatcttcatgTTGAGACTGAGCCCGTGTGGgactgagctcagcagggagtcggcttctctgcctctgcccctcccccaactccctaaataaataaataaaattttaaaaaaatgtgtgtgtgtgtgtgtgcgcacatgcatgGATACACACACCCCAAATTCAATTTGTACCCCCTGCAGAAACTATAGAAATAAttacaaagaggaaaatgaaaattaacctGAACCTCACACTTTTGTAGCAGTGACTGTTGACATCTGTTTTccttgatttccttccttcttgacggttgaggaaactgaggtacggAAACTGGGTAACttttcccaaagtcacagagctacaaagtagcagagtcaggatttgaacctggggcCCTGACGGAGCCCGTCGGGTGGGGTTGTCATGAGGTCTCAAGGGACTAATCCCGGGCAAGGGCCCCCACTGGACGTAGGGGTCTGTGAAAGGGGAAGGTGCTCTacagggaaagaggaaggtgGCCCTCAGGCTGGTTTTCGACACTGTCCTTGTGTGTCCGGGGCAGGGGAATGGAGCCCAACGCCACGTTCACGGCCACTGGACTCACAGCCACATCCGAGCGATGGCTCCGACTCCTCTTCGCCGGGCTGTGCGGCCTCATCCTGCTGGTGGGGCTGCCGGCCAATGGGCTGATGCTGCTCGTGGCAGGCCGGGACTCAGGCACCTCCCGGCCGCTCTGCGCCCTGACCAACAGCCTCATGGTGAACGTCACACTGTCCGACCTGCTCTTCGTGGCCTGCGTGGTGCCCGTGCTGCTGCTGAGCTTCCTGCGGCGTGACTGGTGGCTGGGCCCCGTCATATGCACTGCCAGCCAGGCCACCAACAATGCTACCATGTTCTGTACCTTCTACAGCATGGTGGCCACAGCTTTTCTGCGCCACGTGGCCGTGGCCCGGCCTGAGGTGGCCCTCTCCGCTGGCCGGGGCAcccgcctgctgctctgtggGGCCATGTGGGTCCTGGGCGTCACCGCCTCGTTGCCCAACTGGCTGTTCCAGAgagtggtggtggaggagggggcAGCGGGGACCCGGGCCTGCCTCCTGCTCCTGAGCCCTGCCGGGACCTCCTGTTACTTCACCCTGCTGGGAGCCCTGGCCTTCCTGCCTTGTGTGGGGGGGCTGGGCTGCTCTTTCAGCCATGTGGGCTGGCTCATGCGGACACAGCCTCGTGGCCCCAGTGGGGAGAGCATCCAGGAGCACAGGGAGAACACAGCGTTCATCCTGGTGGTGCTGGGGGCCTTTGTGCTGATGTGGGGGCCCTGCTCCGTGCTGGGCTATGTGGCAGCTGTGGGTGGCCTGCCTGTCACGCCAGCAGCTTTTGTGGCATCCAGCCTCTGCACTATCCTGGCCTACTCCAATTGTGCCGTGAGCCCCATCCTTTGCTTCTACCTCTCCCGCTCCTTCCAGGCAGGGCTCAGGGATGTCTTCTGCAGGCCCACAGCCACCAGCCACCCTGAGGGTATGGGCGGGGCCGGTATGGTGCTGGAGAGCATCCAGCTGGGCCAGGAAAGGGCCCCAGGAGACCTAtggattggggggggggcagggcggggggggggcaggggggctggtCTGAGAAGATAGGCTGATGGGAGAGAGGGCTGAGAGTCAAGAGGGTGGGAAGACGCTTAGGGACACTGGAGCCTATCCCCTCCATTTTACCAATGGGGAGACTGAGATCCAGAGAGGGCAGGTGGCCCAGCCAAAGAGACACAGCGACCGAAATGGTGACTGGATTGATGCTCCCATCCCACCTTGGGACTCAGCTCCCTATAGACTCTACCACTTTCTAGTTGTATGATCTTGAACAAGTCCCTTCACCTCTCTCTGACTCTTTTCTCTCATCTGGAGTAGTGATCATACCCTTCTTCATAGCATTGTTATAAAGACAAACGTAACATATAATGTGCTTTGAAGGCCTGGTGCTTCATAAGCACGTATGGGTTTCATCATTACTATTaccattatcattttatttttattaattcaggGGCATTTGAGGTGAGGGGACAAGAGGTCAGTAAAGGGATTCCAAAGGCAGAGATGTGGGTATAGGAATGACCCAGAGAATAACAGCCTGGGGTCCTTAATCCTGAAGGCCTGGGAAAAaatggggtgaggggaagagacAGCTGCTATTGGGGTAGGGACCCCAAAGCCAGGAGAGCCCGTTAGGGACCTCTCccctctttgcctgccctcccccagctggGTCACACACACCTCTCAGCCCAACAAGCGAATACAAGATCAACCTTGAAGCCATGAATTTCTGAatgcctcctttcttctctgtgaTTTCTCTTCCCAGTGTGGCACACACTTCCTTCTTCCCAGAGCAACTGAAGGTCTCCAGCTCTCCTACCCTATCTCCTCTGAGAAGTTCCCAAACTCCAGGACCTCCCTCTGGCCTCCTGGAAGCAGGTCTCAGAATCTGTGTTAGTTTGGTAACCAGGGGAATTGTCTCTACTTAAAGTCCCAAGACAACATGTTCTGCTTGGTAATAGTGTTAcagctaaacacacacacacaatctgtcTCCATGGTCAAAAGGCTTTAGAAACACTGGGTTAAACCAACTTAAACGGGTCTCTTTGCTACAGGACTTATCAGAGCCTTGAATACCTCAAAGGTCACTGGGATTCTCTGAGAGGGGCTCGGAGTAGCAGGTCCCCAAAATCCATGTGAGAGAACCAGCGTTCTGTGGAACACACCTTGAGAAATAACCCAGGAGGGAAGCCACAGTGTCAAGCAC
This genomic interval from Neovison vison isolate M4711 chromosome 1, ASM_NN_V1, whole genome shotgun sequence contains the following:
- the LOC122900728 gene encoding galanin receptor type 1-like; translation: MEPNATFTATGLTATSERWLRLLFAGLCGLILLVGLPANGLMLLVAGRDSGTSRPLCALTNSLMVNVTLSDLLFVACVVPVLLLSFLRRDWWLGPVICTASQATNNATMFCTFYSMVATAFLRHVAVARPEVALSAGRGTRLLLCGAMWVLGVTASLPNWLFQRVVVEEGAAGTRACLLLLSPAGTSCYFTLLGALAFLPCVGGLGCSFSHVGWLMRTQPRGPSGESIQEHRENTAFILVVLGAFVLMWGPCSVLGYVAAVGGLPVTPAAFVASSLCTILAYSNCAVSPILCFYLSRSFQAGLRDVFCRPTATSHPEGMGGAGMVLESIQLGQERAPGDLWIGGGAGRGGGRGAGLRR